The following are encoded in a window of Anopheles gambiae chromosome X, idAnoGambNW_F1_1, whole genome shotgun sequence genomic DNA:
- the LOC1272079 gene encoding double-stranded RNA-specific editase Adar isoform X2: MNTSATTNTNNKINISNNNAINDKSNTTASYQSSSAMLLSTPPRRGTKRKIASVANGNSPAIRKRRKLQHSSKAGESRLEQVPQTKNTVAVLNELKRNLVYKVESQTGPVHAPIFTISVVVDGQKFVGTGPSKKLARVAAAASALRSFIQFKDGATLTPIEPLQNVDFTSDDPMIENSIFPLSDAVVGPGVPQEKVAGAPVATGGSCGGKPAAVPESATVNSNHSLHSNNSSNSSNNTSKTPYSSSGCINNNNNNNNNNSGANRAAAAAGVAATNNSRQCDISGNNTTVHSNSHTTTNNSNTANSSHSSAIGPTANSNGSNWHRKDAAATAAAADGEKQQQQQQHHHHHHHQSAQDKPSAVGTVSNHNHNNNANASVRTAPAAASSIVTNKLKVSSGSTLRNSGNVAAGHHPKPQPEKGPVMLLHELFTDAHFECVSSDGLQHSKFTVVVTVNDNQRFEGTGPSKKMAKNAAAKAALASICNISFSPLQQSKFGLISAGTSNGSIGGPSGVALNGDNSFTQNKNFELPQTFADAVGKLVIEKFNEVMKGSDVYSRRKVLAGFVMTHGYDIKTARVISLATGTKCVSGEHMSVTGSVINDSHAEIIARRGLMDFFYSQLDLLCQQQQQQAGTVTAEEESASSVPPAAHDGTATAAAAAAAAPVVAVPSGGQEADPNAPDRQARQEIIFNTPKDGSNLYTLKDGIYFHLYINTAPCGDARVFSPHENDSMDVDKHPNRKARGQLRTKVESGEGTIPVKSSDGIQTWDGVLQGQRLLTMSCSDKISRWNVLGLQGSLLASIIEPIYLHSIVLGSLLHPAHMYRAICGRIESAIQGLPPPYRLNKPKLALMTSAESRNQTKPPNFSINWITNGTEVEIVNSFTGKLINNNTNTNKMSRLSKQSFYQRYSTVIAGLPGIPLREVKPTYFETKMSVAEYQQAKRELFAAFSKEDLGEWLKKPIEQDQFTLIVAKECSELGPQQALPQQAQQPQPPPYANQPQTVPMPADANTAAVGNVSSIGNSSK; encoded by the exons TCGCCAATGGAAATTCTCCAG CTATCCGAAAGCGGCGCAAACTGCAACACTCGTCCAAGGCGGGCGAGTCCCGGCTGGAGCAGGTGCCGCAGACCAAAAACACGGTCGCCGTGCTGAACGAGCTGAAGCGCAATCTCGTCTACAAGGTGGAATCGCAGACCGGACCCGTCCATGCGCCGATCTTTACGATATCGGTAGTG GTCGATGGGCAAAAGTTCGTTGGCACCGGGCCGAGCAAAAAGTTGGCGCGCGTGGCCGCGGCCGCCTCCGCGCTGCGCAGCTTCATCCAGTTCAAAGACGGCGCGACGCTGACGCCGATCGAGCCGCTGCAGAACGTGGACTTTACCAGCGACGATCCGATGATCGAGAACAGCATCTTCCCGCTGTCGGATGCGGTCGTCGGGCCCGGCGTACCGCAGGAGAAGGTGGCGGGCGCTCCCGTTGCCACCGGCGGCTCCTGCGGCGGCAAGCCGGCCGCCGTGCCTGAAAGCGCCACCGTCAATTCGAACCACTCGCTACACagtaacaacagcagcaacagcagcaacaacaccagcaaaaCCCCATACAGCAGTAGCGGCTgcattaacaacaacaacaacaacaacaacaacaacagcggtGCAAAccgggcggctgctgctgctggtgtcgCTGCCACCAACAACAGCCGCCAGTGCGACATTAGCGGCAACAACACGACGGTACATTCTAACAGCCACACTACCacgaacaacagcaacaccgcCAACAGCAGTCACAGTAGCGCGATCGGGCCGACCGCcaacagcaacggcagcaactGGCACCGGAAGGACGCGGcggccactgctgctgcggctgacggtgagaagcagcagcagcagcagcagcaccaccatcatcaccatcaccagtcGGCGCAGGATAAGCCGTCGGCGGTAGGAACGGTCAgcaaccacaaccacaacaacaatgcTAATGCGAGCGTTCGAACGGCCCCTGCAGCGGCATCCAGTATCGTTACCAACA AGCTGAAGGTGTCGTCGGGCAGCACGCTGCGCAACAGCGGGAACGTGGCGGCCGGCCACCATCCGAAACCGCAGCCGGAGAAGGGAccggtgatgctgctgcacgaGCTCTTCACCGACGCCCACTTCGAGTGCGTCTCGTCCGACGGGCTGCAGCACTCGAAATTCACCGTCGTCGTTACGGTGAACGATAATCAGCGGTTCGAGGGGACGGGCCCGTCCAAGAAGATGGCGAAGAATGCGGCCGCCAAGGCGGCGCTCGCCTCGATCTGCAACATCTCGTTCAGCCCGCTGCAGCAGTCCAAGTTTGGGCTGATATCGGCCGGCACAAGCAACGGCTCGATCGGCGGCCCGTCCGGGGTCGCGCTGAACGGCGACAACAGCTTCACGCAGAACAAAAACTTCGAGCTGCCGCAAACGTTCGCGGACGCGGTGGGCAA ACTGGTGATCGAAAAGTTCAACGAGGTGATGAAGGGCAGCGACGTGTACAGCCGGCGCAAGGTGCTGGCCGGGTTCGTGATGACCCACGGGTACGACATCAAGACGGCGCGCGTGATATCGCTAGCGACCGGCACCAAGTGCGTCAGCGGCGAGCACATGAGCGTGACCGGCTCGGTTATAAATGATTCCCACGCGGAAATTATCGCGCGTCGCGGCTTGATGGACTTCTTCTACAGTCAGCTCGATCTGCTctgccagcaacagcagcagcaagcgggCACGGTGACGGCAGAGGAGGAATCGGCATCGTCGGTCCCCCCGGCGGCCCACGACGGCAcggccacagcagcagcagcagcagcagcggcgccAGTGGTGGCAGTGCCGTCCGGGGGGCAGGAGGCGGACCCGAACGCGCCCGACCGGCAGGCACGCCAggaaatcatttttaacacGCCCAAAGACGGTTCGAACCTGTACACGCTGAAGGACGGCATCTACTTCCATCTGTACATCAACACGGCACCGTGCGGCGATGCGCGCGTCTTCAGCCCGCACGAAAACGACAGCATGGACGTGGACAAGCATCCGAATCG GAAAGCGCGCGGCCAGCTCCGTACGAAGGTCGAGTCGGGCGAGGGCACGATACCGGTCAAGAGCAGCGATGGCATCCAGACCTGGGACGGTGTGCTGCAGGGTCAGCGACTGCTGACCATGTCCTGCTCGGACAAAATATCCCGCTGGAACGTGCTGGGTCTGCAGGGTTCGCTGCTCGCGTCCATCATCGAGCCGATCTATCTGCATTCGATCGTGCTGGGCAGCCTGCTGCATCCGGCGCACATGTATCG AGCCATCTGTGGCAGGATAGAGAGCGCAATCCAAGGGCTTCCCCCTCCGTACCGTTTGAACAAACCGAAGCTGGCGCTGATGACGTCCGCCGAGTCGCGCAATCAAACGAAACCGCCCAACTTTAGTATTAACTGGATCACGAACGGTACCGAGGTGGAGATCGTCAACTCGTTCACCGGCAAGCtgatcaacaacaacaccaacacgaACAAAATGTCCCGCCTGTCGAAGCAGTCGTTCTACCAGCGCTACTCGACCGTGATCGCCGGCCTGCCCGGCATACCGCTGCGCGAGGTGAAGCCGACCTACTTCGAGACGAAGATGTCGGTCGCCGAGTACCAGCAGGCGAAGCGCGAACTGTTTGCCGCGTTCAGCAAGGAGGATCTCGGCGAGTGGCTGAAGAAACCGATCGAGCAGGACCAGTTCACGCTGATCGTGGCGAAGGAGTGCAGCGAGCTCGGGCCGCAGCAAGCGCTGCCGCAGCAGGcacagcagccgcagccgcCACCGTACGCTAACCAACCCCAAACAGTGCCAATGCCAGCGGACGCAAATACCGCCGCCGTGGGCAACGTTTCTTCCATTGGAAATAGCTCCAAATGA
- the LOC1272079 gene encoding probable serine/threonine-protein kinase DDB_G0282963 isoform X1, translated as MNTSATTNTNNKINISNNNAINDKSNTTASYQSSSAMLLSTPPRRGTKRKIASVANGNSPAIRKRRKLQHSSKAGESRLEQVPQTKNTVAVLNELKRNLVYKVESQTGPVHAPIFTISVVVDGQKFVGTGPSKKLARVAAAASALRSFIQFKDGATLTPIEPLQNVDFTSDDPMIENSIFPLSDAVVGPGVPQEKVAGAPVATGGSCGGKPAAVPESATVNSNHSLHSNNSSNSSNNTSKTPYSSSGCINNNNNNNNNNSGANRAAAAAGVAATNNSRQCDISGNNTTVHSNSHTTTNNSNTANSSHSSAIGPTANSNGSNWHRKDAAATAAAADGEKQQQQQQHHHHHHHQSAQDKPSAVGTVSNHNHNNNANASVRTAPAAASSIVTNIAATGTTYNDSYEQYIGVSAGGTTTTTTTTTATASSTITTTTGTDPKTSNAAISRPPAGLATFPTVPSLPPTPSSPRPAAPGSTNHPLAGTAATTHNNTISSSPLTHQHANTGNHNTAAATVATTTSTAILMLPLAGYVMASGPRSGNPLLGKPVCTTAAASTMPLRPDRARDAKPNEPAAPYRKLKAKSGKAALSAASDFHRFVNYIQYDTFALNGSKKQQQQQQQHQNHPHQHHHHHHNSHHNYFNKFGNFDTSPINSYHLSLVRSDATKLSTAANSKANGKDGLAKHISTSAGGGGGGGSGGAGGTSNNSNSHNTITSTSTPTTTTTILPSTTNSIANGSTNPAAAAIVIVTSASPTTTTALAASSTGVGGDKGYVRDGPGANHHHHHHHHHNHHTVSYPFPNTTAIPPALTSPYAQNGHRQVVEKIQQSLNLFKNTNEKALAWKKRFEKLKVSSGSTLRNSGNVAAGHHPKPQPEKGPVMLLHELFTDAHFECVSSDGLQHSKFTVVVTVNDNQRFEGTGPSKKMAKNAAAKAALASICNISFSPLQQSKFGLISAGTSNGSIGGPSGVALNGDNSFTQNKNFELPQTFADAVGKLVIEKFNEVMKGSDVYSRRKVLAGFVMTHGYDIKTARVISLATGTKCVSGEHMSVTGSVINDSHAEIIARRGLMDFFYSQLDLLCQQQQQQAGTVTAEEESASSVPPAAHDGTATAAAAAAAAPVVAVPSGGQEADPNAPDRQARQEIIFNTPKDGSNLYTLKDGIYFHLYINTAPCGDARVFSPHENDSMDVDKHPNRKARGQLRTKVESGEGTIPVKSSDGIQTWDGVLQGQRLLTMSCSDKISRWNVLGLQGSLLASIIEPIYLHSIVLGSLLHPAHMYRAICGRIESAIQGLPPPYRLNKPKLALMTSAESRNQTKPPNFSINWITNGTEVEIVNSFTGKLINNNTNTNKMSRLSKQSFYQRYSTVIAGLPGIPLREVKPTYFETKMSVAEYQQAKRELFAAFSKEDLGEWLKKPIEQDQFTLIVAKECSELGPQQALPQQAQQPQPPPYANQPQTVPMPADANTAAVGNVSSIGNSSK; from the exons TCGCCAATGGAAATTCTCCAG CTATCCGAAAGCGGCGCAAACTGCAACACTCGTCCAAGGCGGGCGAGTCCCGGCTGGAGCAGGTGCCGCAGACCAAAAACACGGTCGCCGTGCTGAACGAGCTGAAGCGCAATCTCGTCTACAAGGTGGAATCGCAGACCGGACCCGTCCATGCGCCGATCTTTACGATATCGGTAGTG GTCGATGGGCAAAAGTTCGTTGGCACCGGGCCGAGCAAAAAGTTGGCGCGCGTGGCCGCGGCCGCCTCCGCGCTGCGCAGCTTCATCCAGTTCAAAGACGGCGCGACGCTGACGCCGATCGAGCCGCTGCAGAACGTGGACTTTACCAGCGACGATCCGATGATCGAGAACAGCATCTTCCCGCTGTCGGATGCGGTCGTCGGGCCCGGCGTACCGCAGGAGAAGGTGGCGGGCGCTCCCGTTGCCACCGGCGGCTCCTGCGGCGGCAAGCCGGCCGCCGTGCCTGAAAGCGCCACCGTCAATTCGAACCACTCGCTACACagtaacaacagcagcaacagcagcaacaacaccagcaaaaCCCCATACAGCAGTAGCGGCTgcattaacaacaacaacaacaacaacaacaacaacagcggtGCAAAccgggcggctgctgctgctggtgtcgCTGCCACCAACAACAGCCGCCAGTGCGACATTAGCGGCAACAACACGACGGTACATTCTAACAGCCACACTACCacgaacaacagcaacaccgcCAACAGCAGTCACAGTAGCGCGATCGGGCCGACCGCcaacagcaacggcagcaactGGCACCGGAAGGACGCGGcggccactgctgctgcggctgacggtgagaagcagcagcagcagcagcagcaccaccatcatcaccatcaccagtcGGCGCAGGATAAGCCGTCGGCGGTAGGAACGGTCAgcaaccacaaccacaacaacaatgcTAATGCGAGCGTTCGAACGGCCCCTGCAGCGGCATCCAGTATCGTTACCAACA TTGCAGCTACTGGAACCACTTACAACGACAGTTACGAACAGTATATCGGCGTTAGTGCTGGcggtactactactactactactactaccactgccACCGCTTcttccaccatcaccaccaccaccggtacCGACCCGAAAACTTCCAACGCCGCCATCAGCCGTCCCCCCGCAGGTCTGGCCACCTTTCCCACCGTCCCTTCCCTCCCACCAACACCTTCTTCCCCCCGTCCTGCCGCCCCGGGTAGCACGAACCACCCGCTCGCCGgtaccgccgccaccacccaCAACAACACCATCTCCTCCTCCCCACTCACCCACCAACATGCCAATACTGGCAATCAtaatactgctgctgccaccgtcgccaccaccaccagcaccgccaTCCTGATGCTGCCGCTGGCCGGCTACGTCATGGCATCGGGTCCGCGGTCGGGCAACCCACTGTTGGGGAAACCGGTCTGCACCACTGCCGCTGCTAGCACGATGCCGCTCCGACCGGACCGGGCGCGGGACGCGAAACCGAACGAGCCGGCGGCACCGTACCGAAAGCTGAAGGCGAAATCCGGCAAGGCGGCCCTGTCCGCGGCGAGCGATTTCCATCGCTTCGTCAACTACATACAGTACGATACGTTCGCGCTGAACGGCTCcaagaagcaacagcagcagcagcagcagcatcagaaCCATCCccatcagcaccaccaccatcaccataaCAGCCACCACAACTATTTTAACAAGTTTGGCAACTTTGACACCTCACCCATCAATTCCTACCACCTGTCCCTAGTACGTAGTGACGCCACGAAACTAAGCACTGCCGCGAACAGCAAGGCAAACGGGAAGGACGGGCTGGCGAAACACATTTCCACCAgtgccggtggtggcggcggtggcggcagtggCGGAGCTGGCGGCactagcaacaacagcaacagccacAACACCATTACCAGTACAAGtacccccaccaccaccaccaccatcctgcCTTCCACTACTAACTCGATCGCGAACGGGAGCACTAATCCCGCCGCCGCGGCCATTGTGATCGTTACTTCGGCCTCCCCCACTACCACCACTGCCCTGGCGGCCAGCAGTACCGGGGTCGGGGGCGACAAGGGTTACGTGCGCGACGGTCCCGGcgcgaaccaccaccaccaccaccaccatcaccacaaccaccatACGGTTAGCTATCCCTTTCCCAACACTACAGCCATCCCGCCCGCCCTAACGAGTCCTTACGCACAGAACGGTCATCGGCAAGTGGTTGAAAAAATTCAGCAAAGCTTAAACTTATTTAAAAATACCAATGAAAAGGCTCTAGCATGGAAGAAACGGTTCGAAA AGCTGAAGGTGTCGTCGGGCAGCACGCTGCGCAACAGCGGGAACGTGGCGGCCGGCCACCATCCGAAACCGCAGCCGGAGAAGGGAccggtgatgctgctgcacgaGCTCTTCACCGACGCCCACTTCGAGTGCGTCTCGTCCGACGGGCTGCAGCACTCGAAATTCACCGTCGTCGTTACGGTGAACGATAATCAGCGGTTCGAGGGGACGGGCCCGTCCAAGAAGATGGCGAAGAATGCGGCCGCCAAGGCGGCGCTCGCCTCGATCTGCAACATCTCGTTCAGCCCGCTGCAGCAGTCCAAGTTTGGGCTGATATCGGCCGGCACAAGCAACGGCTCGATCGGCGGCCCGTCCGGGGTCGCGCTGAACGGCGACAACAGCTTCACGCAGAACAAAAACTTCGAGCTGCCGCAAACGTTCGCGGACGCGGTGGGCAA ACTGGTGATCGAAAAGTTCAACGAGGTGATGAAGGGCAGCGACGTGTACAGCCGGCGCAAGGTGCTGGCCGGGTTCGTGATGACCCACGGGTACGACATCAAGACGGCGCGCGTGATATCGCTAGCGACCGGCACCAAGTGCGTCAGCGGCGAGCACATGAGCGTGACCGGCTCGGTTATAAATGATTCCCACGCGGAAATTATCGCGCGTCGCGGCTTGATGGACTTCTTCTACAGTCAGCTCGATCTGCTctgccagcaacagcagcagcaagcgggCACGGTGACGGCAGAGGAGGAATCGGCATCGTCGGTCCCCCCGGCGGCCCACGACGGCAcggccacagcagcagcagcagcagcagcggcgccAGTGGTGGCAGTGCCGTCCGGGGGGCAGGAGGCGGACCCGAACGCGCCCGACCGGCAGGCACGCCAggaaatcatttttaacacGCCCAAAGACGGTTCGAACCTGTACACGCTGAAGGACGGCATCTACTTCCATCTGTACATCAACACGGCACCGTGCGGCGATGCGCGCGTCTTCAGCCCGCACGAAAACGACAGCATGGACGTGGACAAGCATCCGAATCG GAAAGCGCGCGGCCAGCTCCGTACGAAGGTCGAGTCGGGCGAGGGCACGATACCGGTCAAGAGCAGCGATGGCATCCAGACCTGGGACGGTGTGCTGCAGGGTCAGCGACTGCTGACCATGTCCTGCTCGGACAAAATATCCCGCTGGAACGTGCTGGGTCTGCAGGGTTCGCTGCTCGCGTCCATCATCGAGCCGATCTATCTGCATTCGATCGTGCTGGGCAGCCTGCTGCATCCGGCGCACATGTATCG AGCCATCTGTGGCAGGATAGAGAGCGCAATCCAAGGGCTTCCCCCTCCGTACCGTTTGAACAAACCGAAGCTGGCGCTGATGACGTCCGCCGAGTCGCGCAATCAAACGAAACCGCCCAACTTTAGTATTAACTGGATCACGAACGGTACCGAGGTGGAGATCGTCAACTCGTTCACCGGCAAGCtgatcaacaacaacaccaacacgaACAAAATGTCCCGCCTGTCGAAGCAGTCGTTCTACCAGCGCTACTCGACCGTGATCGCCGGCCTGCCCGGCATACCGCTGCGCGAGGTGAAGCCGACCTACTTCGAGACGAAGATGTCGGTCGCCGAGTACCAGCAGGCGAAGCGCGAACTGTTTGCCGCGTTCAGCAAGGAGGATCTCGGCGAGTGGCTGAAGAAACCGATCGAGCAGGACCAGTTCACGCTGATCGTGGCGAAGGAGTGCAGCGAGCTCGGGCCGCAGCAAGCGCTGCCGCAGCAGGcacagcagccgcagccgcCACCGTACGCTAACCAACCCCAAACAGTGCCAATGCCAGCGGACGCAAATACCGCCGCCGTGGGCAACGTTTCTTCCATTGGAAATAGCTCCAAATGA